The Monodelphis domestica isolate mMonDom1 chromosome 7, mMonDom1.pri, whole genome shotgun sequence genome window below encodes:
- the LOC100011112 gene encoding cuticle collagen 34, whose translation MNPEIWGSLGPRPAWKWGQLAGDRTDAPPRLAFSFVPAPPGIPGPERSAPGTFVQRRLPRPSGFAGGDARAQARRRAHPSSRPPPTVVALVSLGLRPTRPRSSDPLPHAPTEFPPAHAALRGPRTGLVGRQRRVQKSPGLPAAALPAGRLWEPTPDAALRAPRPAPPLRLPGLGPRLRGPCARFLPGSAAQAAPGFTQDIYTFWFSSWQRKKNI comes from the coding sequence ATGAATCCAGAAATTTGGGGATCCCTCGGGCCCCGGCCAGCCTGGAAATGGGGCCAGCTGGCGGGTGATCGCACAGACGCCCCGCCCCGTCTCGCCTTTTCCTTCGTCCCTGCCCCACCTGGTATTCCGGGGCCGGAACGTAGTGCTCCCGGAACCTTTGTGCAACGGCGCCTGCCGCGGCCGTCCGGGTTTGCGGGAGGTGACGCCAGGGCGCAGGCGCGGCGGCGCGCGCATCCTAGTTCTCGACCTCCTCCCACGGTAGTGGCGTTGGTATCTTTAGGGCTTAGGCCCACTAGGCCCCGAAGCTCGGACCCGCTCCCTCATGCACCGACCGAGTTTCCGCCCGCCCACGCCGCCCTTCGCGGGCCCCGGACCGGGCTCGTGGGGCGGCAGCGGCGGGTTCAGAAGTCCCCCGGGCTGCCCGCGGCCGCCCTCCCCGCGGGACGGCTATGGGAGCCCACACCAGACGCCGCCCTTCGGGCCCCGCGCCCGGCCCCGCCACTCCGGCTCCCCGGCCTCGGGCCCCGGCTACGCGGGCCCTGCGCCCGGTTTCTCCCCGGGTCCGCCGCCCAGGCCGCTCCAG